The segment CATCAAAGATGTGAGTAGTTAAACTTTACAGTTTCAGAATGTTTGTGTATCCCGATCCGGTAATAAACAGAATAATGAATGATGGTCAACATCCAGTACCACACTAGCCACAAAATCTCAGTATGATGAGCTTATCTTTCAGTTGCTCTTGGTATTTGAAGAGATTGTTAAACACATCATATAGAAACCATCGTAAAATGCAGTTCTGCCTGACTTGAAACCTAGTTCTACATTGTTTTGAGGTTTAGATCCAAACATGATCCAAAGAATCAGAAATTAGGTTATATGGTGAGGCTGGAAAAAGTTGAACGCGATGCGGGTCCTCCTGAACCATTTCAGCTTATGGAAAATGATGACAGAAAAGGTGATTTTCATTATAATTCTTACtaaatatttgatatataaaGGTGTGAAGACTCTCAGTAGACATTGGCGAATGCAaaacttataattttatattgagGATGGCAGAAAGTCTGAAGCTGCATAATCTTCATATAAGCggttatgcatatgatctaattaatGTAGTTAGCTATTAACTTCTTGGATGACAGCTCCATGTGAGCAATAATATGCATAATCTGAGCACTATTTATGACATTATTTAGCAAAATATTCTCCTTTTACTTTTAGAAGAGATGTTCTCAGTTGGTTAATTAGAAAATTGGAATTATTAGGTTTAAAGCTTTTTAGAGCACAATACTCCAATTGcttttataatattttgtatTTAGGCTGTGTTTGATTTAGAAATAAGAGATGGCAGACCTTGGCGCAACAGTAAGATTGCTTCATTGTGACCTGCATATCATGAGTTTGAAACACGGAGCCTCTCCTTATCTAGTGTAAGTTTGTGTACATTTGACCCTTCCTAGACCTTGTAATGGTGGGAGCCTCGTGCACTGGGATATCCTTTTTTTGTTTTAGAAATAAGACAAATAAGAATAGTAGAATTTATGCACAGGGGAAAGTTGTGCCATGAGCTGTGCCAATTTTTGTCTGGCACCACTTTTGAATAGCAAAAGGTGCCATTTGAGAATAACTTTGTAATGATAACTTCTTTACCAAGAAAAATGTAAAAAGTAGGCATAAAAGATGCCTTTATGCCAAGAAATACCTTATGACATCTCCCCCTTGAAATAGTTAATGACTGCAATAAGCAAGTCTTACCAGCATAACCATTCCTAAATTATTCCTCCTTTCCAAATGATGTTTGGCACGCATAAGGCTTGTTACATTATGCACAAACCAAACACAACCTTAGGCCACATTTGGTCTTTGGCCACTTCATCCCCAGCTTATTCAGGATCGGTTTCCAAACAAGCTAATAAAGCCCTGGTCTCATTGAGACCCATAAGACCCTCACATGACTGGAGACTGTCTAACATAGACCTAAGATCCCCTGGTCTCTAACCAGACATAGGTCTTAGTGGGgaggctgtttttttttttttttttggttatttaATTGAGAGAAAAATTATACTACTGTTCATCGCATCTCCCATGTTCTTCGGCTCTCATCTTCATTGAGTAATATGATGTAATGTTATGTAATATTATGCCATGATGATATTATGTTTTATTATTATGGTAATAACATATAATACAGTgataatatgatattataatattgtaTTGTGTAACttaatattatattgttatagcATGCATCATTGTCATAAATTGTCTGGCTGTAATATTTATTACATATCAAATCTTATCCCTTCATCTTGAACTAGTCAAAGATACAAGTTCAGATATCATGGTGGGGTTAGCAAGGGCTTAATGTTCACTTTCTTGAAATGTACCTTTTCAAACCCTAACAAGCAACCAAACTGCATGTTTTAAAACCTCCTCAGCATCCAAACACATTCTCACAAAAAAGTTGGGTTTAACAGCATCTTTTACCAAACACAGAACAGGTTTGGAACTCATAAAACTAGGTTTAATTCACACCACCTGGTTTTAATTTTCTAAAACCAGGTCTCTAAAAAGCCCGTTCCAAATGGGGCCTCAAGATTTTTATACTTTGAGGTTTCCCTTTTGAGCTAAAATTCGTTTTTCCCCATTGAAAGAGTGAATAGTTTGTAAAGGGTGGGCATTGTCTAGGTTGAATCTTCCAAATCGATTTACATTGGAGCACCTGCACAGTCTAACATCTCTGAGAAGCAGTAATCTTTATCTGATTGGTCCTGTTTCAGGTGACAGCAGTGGTCCTTAAAGATGGCAGACGTCTGCCTGCTGACATGGTTGTGGTTGGCATCGGGATCCGTGCAAACACCAGCCTATTTGAAGGTCAATTGAACATAGAGAAAGGTGGGATTAAGGTGAATGGACGAATGCAAACTAGCAACAACTCTGTGTATGCTGTAGGTGATGTTGCTGCATTCCCTGTCAAACTCTTTGGCAATGATATCCGCCGACTTGAGCATGTTGACTCTGCACGAAAGACTGCAAAGCATGCAGTGGCTGCCATCATGGTGCCTCAGAAAACTGGTGACCTTGACTATCTACCATTCTTCTACTCTAGAGTCTTCACGCTCTCTTGGCAGTTTTATGGAGATAATTTAGGCGAAGTTGCCCACTATGGCGATTTTTCTAGTGGGAGGTTTGGTGCATATTGGGTTGACAAGGGCCAGATGGTGGGAGCTTTCCTCGAGAGTGGAAGCAGAGAGGAGTATGAGGCGATAGCAGAAGCTGTTAGGCTCAAGGTGACCGTCAAAGACATGACCGAGCTTGAAAGAGAAGGCCTTGAATTTGCTTTGCGGGTAAGCCACCAGGCAATGCCAGAGACCGGGCTTATTGTGGAAAGGCCGATGTATGCATGGCATGCCACAGCAGGTGTTGCTGTAGCTATGTCGATTGCCGCATTTGCTTACTGGTATGGAAGGCGCCGCCGGATATGGTGACCATGAGAAACAAGGATATTTATGGAAAGAGCTGGTGCTGCATGTATAtaatgaaatagagccaacactGACATCACCACAACAGTTGAAAAGCGGCTGAATGCAGAGAGAAGCTTTGTTGGAATATGACTAATGAAAAAGAATATTATGAAAAGAATGGGAGCAGTATCTGTGGTAATGAATCAGAGCCAACAATAGCATCACAACAACAGGTGAAAAAGTGTTTGAAGGGAGAGAGAAGCTTCGTTGCAGTATGACTAGTGAAAACTTCTCAAAAGAGCTGGCATGAATTGAGATCATCACATTGTCTTGTATAGCATCCGGGGTGTTGCAAAATCTCGTCATATACATATACAGCATACTCATTGCTTGTCCTGAATCATACATATACTTATTGTGAACTGATTTTTATCTGCCTTCTAGATTTGCTGCAGCTTATATCGTTCATCTGATCTGTTGGTTGCCCCTGTTTTTGTTCATTGAATTATGTACATGGAACGGATTACCTCGATTTATTGATCTGGTACTTTTGGATCAGGGAAGGGCGCTCCGCTCTACCCAGCTATTCAGATTAAGGCAGGATTCAAACTCAGGTCATCAAGTATCACCCCGTCTTTACTAGGTTGACAATGCAACCAGATTGCATTTGTCAAAAATGAAATAGTCAATTTGATCCCACAGGATCAGAGTAAGACGGATGCTGCGGGGTTTTACTTTGGATTTTGCCTTTCCCAGGGCACGTGCAGTCAGAACATTTGTTATTTTCTTAAtgtatttgaagaaaaattctgtaTGTTCCTTTGCTTTATGGATTAGGATGGTTGCAAGTACTTGAAGTACACAAATTTAAGATGGAAAAGCACATAATTAAGATAGGGGATAAAAATCTTCACTCTCAAGGTCAAACGAGAGGAAAGAGGAATATCGCACAAATTAATACATCCGAAGTATGGTTTaagatttttatatatatattttttaaagcaACAGATTAGAGGGGAAAATAATCTCCACCATGTTGAGTTTTACTTGATATGCCTAGCATCCCTGATAACCCAGACCGACCCAATGAAAACTTTTTCTTTTGTAATTAAGCAATTTAATCGAGAATTTGTCAGGACGTTTTATAACCGGTCTATCaggaattttttataatttttaaacataTTCGCTTTCTTAATCATTATCTAGTGGTATTCTTAGGATGATGCCTTTAACATTACCATTTCAGCTGTTTCTCTGGCAATGCGCTGGGAATGCAGTCCCTGAAGCTGTGCTTGTGCACCAAAACCCCTCCGACCATACATGGCTACCCAAACCAGGCGAACTTCTTCCAGGCTCAAAAGCCTTAAAATGTGATTTGGTATCGGCTTATCTAAGCCCGGATGAACAGGTTTCCAAACCCACGATCAGCTAAAGTTCATTTGTGGCTCCAAAATCCACACACCGCCTCATTGATGTATTTCTATGAAAAACTGAGAGACAACAGGACTAGTCTCATGCTACTCacctttgttttttctttttttgggtacaaacagACGACCACACCACTTTGATGTAAATACAACCTACAAAGTCAGAGAATAAAAGATCCTCCATTTTTCAGCCATGCGCTGAATCCCCTGCATTAGGTTTCCTCACAAACGAAGAGAACAGAAAATATATCCAAATCATATCTTTGTATTTTTAAAACTTCAGGCTTATCTGTTGGCAAAAGTCTCGGCCATAACTATTAAGCTAAAAAACAATTCATTGGATGACATTATAACCGATAACTTCTATGTGAaaacaaaattataaattattactgGACCAGGTACATGACCCAGATCTTTCTGCAAATCTGTATCTTAAAAAATACAGGCCACTTTTTGTTTTTCTATAACCGAATCTGTAAGACATAAAAATTGGCGCTTCAAAACTGGATAGCTGTTTCATCGTATATGAACTGCTAGCTTCGAAAACCTGTTCCAGCAGCAACCTCTGTGATGCAGATAGCTTATTCAGAATTGAAGCTGCAAAAAGTAAATTAGCTCTTGTGACATCATTTATCAAAAGGAAGACATCCTTAACCTTTGTTTAGTTCAAGTGAAACAAGACGCAATAAAATATGCCCAAGGCAAATGACATTATCAGCACGGAGGTATATAACAGTCATGAAGGTGCAATTACAAGCACGACAATTAGTTGAACCATGCTTTTCTGAGAATTAAAGGCCTTTCAAAATTGAGGCCTGTTTCTCACTGATGAAATATGAACGTATCACCTGATGAGATGAAATTAAGGAAGAAGACATCCTGAACTTGCTATGAGACTGAGATGGGATTCAAAGGCTATATATGCGACCATCACCAAAAATAAGATATAAGACATCACAATTAAATTGCTTATACAGAAAAACAGAAGTGTTATGAGATTTGGACCGTATTATAGTTGGAAATGTATAGACCCCATGTTTGTTCATCCCACAGATTTGTTATATCTCAAGGGATACGTCCTGGTGTATAATCCATCATGATGGACTGTATAGAAGAAACCTTAAATTACTGTGACAAGTCTATGCATAGTTAGCAGTGCACAACATGAATACCATGTATGTTACAAGTTATGCTCTATATTAAGCATGGTATTTATGCCATTGTCCACTACAGTGGTTTTAGCGCATTCTTGCAACCACTAGCACACGCTCCTACAGCTACTGGGATATAAATGAACATATTTTCCAGATGACTCTTACATGGCAGACAGTGAAGATGAATTTGGGAGCATTCCTGAAGATCTTGTATGTTCAAAATTAAAAGGAACACAGGACTGACATCGGCAAATGGACTGGAAATAAAAGCAATAAAAAgggtttaaacaaaaaaaaaaaaaaaagggatccaCGATGCAAGGAGTAAAAAAATAATCTACACAAGATGAGTATGGTCAAACTGAGAGTAAGGGTACTAGAAAGTCACTTCAGATGGTAGGCCAGGTGCCATGAAAATCCCACATTCCTTGGTACCAGAGATCACCAAAAAACCTGGACGGAAGTTGTGAGAAAACTTTTGAAGACTCATGCTCCTATTGTGTCTACCttctaaaatgaaaaaaaatggtgAAAAGTAAACAAGGTATCACCATTGCTAGTCatggtttatatatatatatatatattagtatacGAAATTTAATGATCTTACCAGACAATAAGTTTCAAGGGTTATAGGATCAGCTGAAGTTGTGTTGCTGCTGTTCTCCAGTAGGCTCAAACCGACAGACACAGTCATATATATTTCCATTGAACAGCTTTTCAGCCAATCTCTGATTCTTCACCATTGCAAGCTGAAAAGTAGAcaacttaaattatgttgctaTTGGAATACCAATCTGTTCGATGATGCACAGCAGAGATTGATGAATGACagaaaaatatatgaaaatatcCATGACGCAGATTGATCAAGCCATCATGATAATCAGGCATAACTGCTGCATTATAAGATAATATTACATGGCTTGCTGTTGACTGCCATAAAGTTCAGATCAATGATCAAGGGAAAAGCCTGCTGTGACAGGCAATCTTCGACATCCAACCGTTAACCAGGCCACGGTCTATTATGACAAGTGATATTTTCACCATCTAGACTCTACCATAGCCTTCTCCCAAGCTTGAAAAAATAATAGCATGTCAACAAGTTCTACAAGGTAAATAAATATTATCTCATCATAGTTTGTGGCTTTGTGCAGTAAAACTGTACCTTTAGAGCATCGCACCTAAAACGGGCATTGAAGTTGGTATGTAGAGCTCGGCCCATGCCTTCCAAAATTATCTGCATCAAAGGCGGCgataaaaatattagcaatatACAAACAAATTACAAGCACTCATAGAGATGACATGGAAGGAAGTACAGTCTCTGGCAGTTTCACGAAAAATGCTGGAATTTCATACCAAATCTGCATCTCTTGCAGCAGCAGCAAGCTCTGAGCTGACCTGCCGGAAATCTATGCATGGGCCCCCACACCCATTCTCAACAACCATAAGGGGAACAGAAGCTGAATTATCTACCAGTCCATGTTCTACACTAACCATTGCATCCACGAGCAGCCCTCCAGCTTCAGCAGCTTTACGAAGGATATCACAATGCTGTTTTTCAGGAGAAAAAGTGACTTAGAAAAACAAATGTCAAATTTTGAAGGTATGgggaaaattttcaaaataattggaAAATTCTTAGTTTCATAAAACATCAATGAGTGTCAAGTTATCCATTGAGTTCTGATGCATACCTTAGCAGCTTCGGCTACAATTTCAGGAAGCTCATTGGCAGTAACATCATTTAAAGCCGGTAAGGAATTTGCAACCAGAACAACCTGCACAGAAGGAATATACTAATATCTGCTTTGAGCTGACAATTCTAATATCTAGCCTGAAGGTTACCAAGAGAGGTATCAGTTCATGGCACTTATGAGTTGCTCAAGATGTTTGGATATGCTTATAATCATGTACTAAAACAAAAACCAACATGGTCAAGTCAGTCAATTAATGACTAGTTCCTTCTGCTGGACTAAATTTGTCCAATGCATATCATGATCCTGGCAATCAGTATGCAACAGTCACACATTTCATGTAGCAGGCTGTCATTGTGTCCTGATAGTTTTTGCACAAACTAGCAATGCAAGCGAGAAAAAATAAAGAGGGAGGAAAACCGCCACATGTAATTATGATTGTTTCATCaaaagctttctgtttgacaaCACATAAATGGGGAAACCAATATAGCATGTCCTAAAATTGTTCCCTGCCAGATGAAAACGTGGCAACGAATGGCATATTATTTTTCAAGGTTCATATCCAGGTAAAGTGGAATAAGATTTTTAGTGCAATGTATCTCACCATCTAGTTAAATGTACAAATAGTTGTCAAAATAGTTAACCAGTTGCAAGACACTCTCCAATGCTCAAGTTTTCAAACAGTTTCATATGCTTGACAAAACTATTGTATAGGATTACATAGAAAGTTCATATGCAATATcagaataaatatattaattacaaATATTTAAGCATTGTGACTTCACTAATTAGGAGCTCTCACTAAATGAACAAGATGCCAAACACCATAACCAGCATTCAGTATTATCAAGTGTAGGCTTGAGGGACAGAAGATCAATACAAGTGGGAATAGAATAACAATAGCACCAATAGCaacaacagatgaaaaacaaGATGACAGAGATTGGGTGTGGGTGGTTTTGGATTGGGGTGGGAGGAAGGGAAAAGGCAACTCTATCTTCCTAGCATACTTGGATAATTACCTTAGAAGGAAGCAACCATAAATATCAAAAAGAATTTAATTGTTACATCATGTTTCATTATTTTAATCATGGGGATTTTTGCAAAAATAGTGCACATTATTTTCCTTCTTGTAGATTTGGACCACTTTTATTTTCTTTCCAAGAATGGCTCAGCTTCAAATTTTTTGGATGCTTTTGGCCCTGGCAATTAGTAGACAAACGCCAGTCAATATGTTCAAACAGATCCGACCGGACATTTTTCATAGTGAAAGTACATGTTTTGTTAGCGAACgaacatattatttatataaaggtACATTCCTTCAAATTGTGAATGCAAATATTTGTAATGCATATTCACAGGCTGCAGTATATTTGTAATGCCTGAGGTAAAAAGGTGTCCAAGAAAAGTTTCAAAACTAAGCCActcttgcaaaaaataaaaaacatggcACCAAATTTGCAAAAACTGAACCTAAGTGGGACTTTGCTACAAAATTtcctttaataattagattaaaaataaaaatatattaaacgtTGGGCAAATTATTTTACAATAAAATGATTAGGCAAATTAAGACAGTTACTAATGTTTAGAGTAAATTATTAGGCTCCAAAAATCCACTTTATCATCTGCAGTGTTTAAGCAACCATTTTTGATTACCTCATCAAATGCAACGCTTGACGTAAACATTATAgcttgaaggaatattttatagtTATGGATTTATCTAAGTGGACTGCATTGTTGCAAGAGGATAATTATGTCATTTACTCAGAAAGTTCTCTACAATTACATATCTTAGTTGCATGCATTTGAGAGGCATATGATCATTGTACATCCTAGTACTTTTTATCGCATTTCTCA is part of the Elaeis guineensis isolate ETL-2024a chromosome 15, EG11, whole genome shotgun sequence genome and harbors:
- the LOC105058742 gene encoding monodehydroascorbate reductase 2, peroxisomal — its product is MGRAFVYVILGGGVAAGYAALEFVRLGISHGELCIISEETVAPYERPALSKGFLLPEDPARLPSFHTCVGANEERLTPKWYREHGIELVLGTKVKSADVRRKTLLTATGETISYKILIIATGARALRIEEFGVRGSDAENVCYLRDLADASRLVDVMRSCTGGNAVVIGGGYIGMECTAALVKHRIKVTWVFPEKHCMGRLFTPKIAAFYEDYYKSRGVNFIKGTVLTSFENDSGGKVTAVVLKDGRRLPADMVVVGIGIRANTSLFEGQLNIEKGGIKVNGRMQTSNNSVYAVGDVAAFPVKLFGNDIRRLEHVDSARKTAKHAVAAIMVPQKTGDLDYLPFFYSRVFTLSWQFYGDNLGEVAHYGDFSSGRFGAYWVDKGQMVGAFLESGSREEYEAIAEAVRLKVTVKDMTELEREGLEFALRVSHQAMPETGLIVERPMYAWHATAGVAVAMSIAAFAYWYGRRRRIW